One Anas platyrhynchos isolate ZD024472 breed Pekin duck chromosome 10, IASCAAS_PekinDuck_T2T, whole genome shotgun sequence genomic window carries:
- the LOC140003346 gene encoding LOW QUALITY PROTEIN: ubiquitin carboxyl-terminal hydrolase 42-like (The sequence of the model RefSeq protein was modified relative to this genomic sequence to represent the inferred CDS: deleted 1 base in 1 codon; substituted 1 base at 1 genomic stop codon), producing the protein MSTMTVVKKPKSSKSKKPSSRRSGKSKKPSTKILMSRTANWGQIPPAEDSSQVSVAQGRGGAIYCRSSEKSKAFAPRDLIVNDGIAPPQSILFPPEKICMDWRETQSVGVGLYNLGNTCFLNATLQCLTYTPPLANYMLSLEHGQSCREQDFCMMCTMETHINQALRCTVDAIEPTHVISNLSRIGQHFRFGSQEDAHEFLRYTVDAMQEACLNGSTELDRSSQATTIIHQIFGGFLRSRVKCLNCKAVSDTYEAFLDITLDIKAVSSVTRALELFVKPEELGGENCYKCSECNKMVPASKRFTIHRSSKVLTISLKRFADFTGGKINKVVKYPEYLDLRAYMSQSMGEPLLYALYAVLVHHGVSCHSGHYICYVKAGNGLWYQMNDAKVVRTDIKRVLGQQAYILFYIRRYDLTLGERAFYLPAPSYPCSFPPGQQGANSKQAGFMGPRLLPHMIKNSSRLNGNGSIKEDAKTTGVTLKRPSSAPPMACVQNQTITRPSITDPSRKQKITSSIHNKLPARRTVSQPDCLSSAAEDEDLYQAVPSSTITNSMPGAMPSVNREIITESLTASQLNSLSEETSLEVFLSSSAIAERCQGRKDKTKNTEKEHYQSKREHAPSEEKESQKAGPSSKRRCSQSVEVVEQKRHKQEHWEGSRCRSFPGERNSPENGRRAVKYSKYRSGSGGRSEQGSNRYYRSKGERSWSRERYYRDEARRWESCSYYNDYYSPHATGDSRERKFSHGDAAFDKWTATYYGRSHKHYHYKSGWPHGSLLRDEDGRRFSTPRADLHRCSVSQQHSGRHSRERHALPPVSAHLENCRQKNETEGNRKRKSTRAEGSESEIERKDRKIEKELLGGEKMQKYHKFXKKKKSKDKHGEKDSKLHDLCFCVLHFDNANRKRKTRRKRRRKRRKKRNSRKVKGSLEHLDPHFQKITREKKEESHPPDGSSCEQCRSESSKQPYKEGKPSSAGESKKYSSVSSNECIKGKRPQCV; encoded by the exons ATGTCAACAATGACCGTAGTTAAGAAGCCCAAATCTTCAAAGTCTAAAAAGCCCTCTTCAAGGCGGTCTGGCAAATCCAAGAAACCAAGTACTAAAATACTGATGTCACGCACCGCAAACTGGGGCCAGATACCGCCTGCAGAAGATTCAAGCCAAGTCTCTGTGGCCCAAGGACGTGGAGGTGCTATTTACTGtagatcatctgaaaaatctaaggCTTTTGCCCCAAGAGATCTAA tcgttaatgatggaattgctccaccacagagcattctttttccacctgagaagatttgtatggattggcgagaaacacaaagtgttggAGTTGGCCTGTACAATCTTGGCAacacatgttttcttaatgctactCTACAGTGTTTGACCTACACACCCCCACTTGCCAATTACATGCTTTCTCTCGAGCACGGCCAGTCAT gtCGTGAACAAGATTTTTGCATGATGTGCACAATGGAGACTCACATTAACCAGGCCCTGCGTTGCACTGTTGATGCCATCGAGCCTACGCATGTTATCAGTAATCTCAGTC gaaTAGGACAACATTTCCGTTTTGGCAGTCAAGAAGACGCACACGAGTTCTTGCGCTATACTGTTGATGCTATGCAGGAAGCGTGCTTGAATGGAAGCACTGA attggacagatcttctcaagctaccaccatcattcatcaaatatttggaggatttctaagatcgagag tgaagtgcttgaattgcaaagcagtttcgGATACGTATGAGGCATTTCTTGATATCACTTTGGATATAAAg GCGGTTTCATCTGTTACCAGAGCTCTGGAACTCTTTGTGAAACCTGAAGAGCTGGGTGGAGAGAATTGCTATAAATGTAGCGA gtgtAATAAGATGGTTCCTGCATCCAAGAGATTTACCATACACCGTTCTTCCAAGGTTCTcacaatatcactgaaaagatttgcagatttcacaGGTGGAAAGATCAACAAG GTGGTGAAATATCCGGAGTATTTGGACCTGAGAGCCTACATGTCACAGTCAATGGGAGAACCACTGCTCTATGCCTTATACGCGGTGCTGGTACATCACGGTGTCAGCTGTCACTCAGGACACTATATATGCTATGTAAAG GCTGGTAATGGACTTTGGTATCAGATGAATGATGCTAAAGTAGTCCGTACTGACATTAAGAGAGTTCTTGGTCAGCAAgcttacatacttttttatatcag gcGCTATGATTTGACACTTGGAGAACGTGCGTTTTACTTGCCAGCACCATCTTATCCCTGTTCATTCCCTCCTGGTCAGCAGGGGGCTAATAGTAAGCAGGCTGGATTTATGGGACCACGACTTCTTCCTCATATGATTAAG aattcaagccgtttaaatggaaatggatccATAAAAGAGGACGCAAAGACCACTGGTGTCACCCTAAAAAGGCCATCTTCAGCACCACCGATGGcctgtgttcaaaaccagacaattaccaggccttcaattactgatccgtcaagaaaacagaagatcaccTCCAGTATTCACAATAAATTGCCTGCTCGTCGGACTGTGTCACAGCCTGACTGTCTTAGCAGTGCTGCGGAGGACGAAGATCTCTACCAGGCTGTTCCTTCATCCACAATTACAAATTCg ATGCCTGGAGCTATGCCTTCAGTCAATCGAGAAATCATCACGGAGTccctcacagccagccagctgaacagcttGTCAGAGGAAACGAG tctggaggttttt ctttcctcctcagctattgcagagagatgccaaggtagaaaggacaagactaaaaacactgagaaagagcattaccaaagcaagagggaacatgctcctagtgaagagaaggagagtcaaaaagcaggtccttccagcaagaggaggtgttCTCAGAGCGTGGAAGTTGTTGAGCAAAAGcgtcacaagcaggagcactgggagggaagcaggtgcagatctttccctggtgaaagaaacagccctgagaatggcagaagagcagtcaaatattcaaagtacagatctggcagcggaggaagatcagaacaaggtagcaatagatattaccgatccaaaggggaaagaagttggagcagagaaagatactatcGAGATGAAGCACGGAGGTGGGAAAGTTGTAGCTATTACAATGATTACTATTCACCTCATGCGACAggagacagtagagagagaaagttctctcacggcgatgcagcctttgacaaatggactgcaacttactacggcaggtcacataagcattatcattacaaaagtggatggcctcacggttccctcttgagagatgaagatggacgtcgctttagcacaccccgagcagacttgcatcgttgctcggtatctcagcaacattctggaagacattctcgtgaaagacatgcgcttccacctgtgtcagctcatttggagaactgtcgccagaaaaatgaaacagaaggaaacagaaaaagaaaatctacccgtgcagaaggtagtgaaagtgaaatagaaaggaaagacagaaagatagaaaaggagcttttaggtggtgaa aaaatgcaaaaatatcacaagttctagaagaaaaagaagtctaaggataaacatggagagaaggattccaa acttcacgatttgtgtttctgtgtgctccACTTTGACAATGCCAATCGCAAgcgtaaaacaagaagaaaaaggagaagaaaaagaagaaaaaagagaaacagcaggaaagtgaaaggctccttggaacacttagatcctcatttccagaagataacgcgggagaagaaggaagaatcccatcctccagatggctcttcatgtgagcaatgcagaagtgagagcagtaaacaaccttacaaggaagggaagccttccAGCGCAGgcgaaagcaagaaatacagctcCGTCTCATCCAACGAGTGTATTAAAGGTAAGCGGCCGCAGTGTGTTTGA